A genomic region of Tsukamurella pulmonis contains the following coding sequences:
- a CDS encoding PucR family transcriptional regulator, which produces MGHLSAPARDWLTEFSRNAENERMLDAMVATVDDAIVTAIPAMSEPLLRAELDASTRAHWRGVLSAITRTSSTASPGEETHDLARTMARRGFEIQVLLGVYRFGQNAAWEVFTGTTAAEIDDVQVRSEVLLYFWPRTTDWLDNAIEEMIGTFTAEREQWQRGALARQAGAVEAVLSGQEVDAGEVSAALGYPVTATHTAYVLWVDDGVPDADVHRLLERAGLAVHRAVGGEHRLALRTGARSLRCWSAGSATPDLQDLAPTVRCALGTAHPGIDGFRRSEAEAAAALEVAQRTGRRAVAYEDAELACLAHGIAGPAGARTLIQRELGELAAPTDSAARLRETALAFLGAGGDARAAGEALVLHPNTVRYRIRQIEQLLGHPIDERRVHVELALHCVRTFGPIS; this is translated from the coding sequence ATGGGCCACCTGAGCGCGCCGGCCCGCGACTGGCTCACGGAGTTCTCCCGCAATGCCGAGAACGAGCGGATGCTGGACGCGATGGTCGCCACGGTGGACGACGCGATCGTGACCGCGATCCCCGCGATGAGCGAGCCGTTGCTCCGCGCCGAGCTCGACGCGAGCACACGGGCGCACTGGCGCGGCGTGCTCTCGGCGATCACCCGCACGTCGTCGACGGCGAGCCCCGGCGAGGAGACGCACGACCTGGCCCGGACGATGGCCCGGCGCGGCTTCGAGATCCAGGTGCTGCTCGGCGTGTACCGCTTCGGGCAGAACGCGGCGTGGGAGGTCTTCACCGGGACGACGGCCGCCGAGATCGACGACGTGCAGGTGCGCAGCGAGGTGCTGCTGTACTTCTGGCCGCGGACCACGGACTGGCTCGACAACGCGATCGAGGAGATGATCGGCACCTTCACCGCCGAGCGCGAGCAGTGGCAGCGCGGCGCGCTCGCCCGGCAGGCCGGCGCCGTGGAGGCCGTGCTGTCCGGGCAGGAGGTCGACGCGGGCGAGGTCAGTGCGGCGCTCGGCTACCCGGTGACCGCGACGCACACCGCCTACGTCCTGTGGGTCGACGACGGTGTCCCCGACGCCGACGTGCACCGCCTCCTCGAGCGCGCGGGGCTCGCGGTGCACCGCGCCGTCGGCGGCGAGCACCGCCTGGCCCTGCGCACCGGGGCGCGGTCACTGCGCTGTTGGAGCGCCGGTTCCGCGACGCCCGACCTGCAGGACCTTGCCCCGACGGTGCGCTGCGCCCTCGGCACCGCGCATCCCGGGATCGACGGGTTCCGGCGCAGCGAAGCCGAAGCCGCTGCGGCACTGGAGGTCGCGCAGCGGACCGGAAGGCGGGCCGTCGCCTACGAGGACGCGGAGCTGGCGTGCCTGGCGCACGGGATCGCGGGCCCGGCCGGTGCGCGGACGCTGATCCAGCGGGAGCTCGGCGAGCTCGCCGCGCCGACGGATTCGGCTGCGCGGCTGCGGGAGACGGCCCTGGCGTTCCTCGGCGCCGGAGGCGATGCGCGGGCCGCGGGCGAGGCGCTGGTGCTGCACCCCAACACCGTTCGCTATCGGATTCGGCAGATCGAGCAGCTGCTGGGGCACCCGATCGATGAACGGCGGGTGCACGTGGAGCTGGCACTGCACTGCGTGCGGACGTTCGGCCCCATCTCTTGA
- a CDS encoding aldehyde dehydrogenase family protein, with product MIDRTSHYIDGRWRPSTGTGTIDVIDATTEEAIGRVAAGTAEDANAAVAAARAAFDGWSRTPLEERIGFLTRAAQALQARQTEIATLVSQEVGMPFAYSNVVQAGLPVQSLVSIAEVASTYAFEETVYNSLVVREPIGVVVAITPWNYPLHQVVAKVAPALAAGCTVVLKPSEVAPLTAFVLAEVFDQLGLPPGVFNVVTGTGQSVGEALVGHDEVDMVSLTGSTVAGRRIGAVAAQTIKKVALELGGKSPLVVLDDADLVEAVSAGLNGCFLNSGQTCIALTRMLVPRAAMAQVEAIAAAGVEQIRVGGPFEPDTVVGPLVSAQQRDRVVGYIEKGIADGARLVAGGPTPPDGLERGYFVRPTVFTDVSEDMAIVREEIFGPVLVIQAYDDEEQAIRLANDTPYGLNAAVFSADRDRAVAVGRRIRAGQVQINDGAFNIHAPFGGYKQSGNGREFGAWGLDDYLETKSMQLP from the coding sequence ATGATCGACCGCACCAGCCACTACATCGACGGCCGGTGGCGCCCGTCCACCGGAACCGGGACCATCGACGTCATCGACGCGACCACCGAGGAGGCCATCGGCCGCGTCGCCGCCGGCACCGCCGAGGACGCGAACGCCGCAGTCGCCGCCGCGCGCGCCGCCTTCGACGGCTGGTCCCGCACCCCGCTCGAGGAGCGGATCGGGTTCCTCACCCGCGCCGCGCAGGCGCTGCAGGCCCGCCAGACCGAGATCGCCACCCTGGTCAGCCAGGAGGTGGGCATGCCCTTCGCGTACAGCAACGTGGTCCAGGCCGGCCTGCCCGTGCAGTCGCTCGTGTCGATCGCCGAGGTCGCGAGCACCTACGCCTTCGAGGAGACGGTCTACAACTCCCTCGTCGTGCGCGAGCCGATCGGCGTCGTCGTCGCGATCACGCCGTGGAACTACCCGCTGCACCAGGTGGTCGCGAAGGTCGCCCCGGCGCTGGCCGCGGGCTGCACCGTCGTGCTCAAGCCCAGCGAGGTCGCGCCGCTCACCGCCTTCGTGCTCGCCGAGGTCTTCGACCAGCTGGGATTGCCGCCCGGCGTGTTCAACGTGGTCACCGGCACCGGGCAGTCCGTCGGCGAGGCCCTCGTCGGCCACGACGAGGTCGACATGGTCTCGCTCACCGGCTCCACCGTCGCCGGCCGCCGCATCGGCGCGGTCGCCGCGCAGACCATCAAGAAGGTCGCGCTCGAGCTCGGCGGCAAGTCCCCGCTCGTGGTCCTCGACGACGCCGACCTGGTCGAAGCCGTCTCCGCGGGCCTGAACGGCTGCTTCCTCAACTCCGGCCAGACGTGCATCGCGCTCACCCGCATGCTCGTCCCGCGCGCCGCGATGGCGCAGGTCGAAGCGATCGCCGCGGCCGGCGTCGAGCAGATCCGCGTCGGCGGCCCGTTCGAGCCCGACACCGTCGTCGGCCCGCTGGTCTCCGCGCAGCAGCGCGACCGGGTGGTCGGGTACATCGAGAAGGGCATCGCCGACGGTGCGCGTCTGGTCGCCGGCGGCCCGACCCCACCGGACGGGCTCGAGCGCGGCTACTTCGTGCGGCCCACCGTCTTCACGGACGTCTCCGAGGACATGGCGATCGTGCGGGAGGAGATCTTCGGACCGGTCCTGGTGATCCAGGCCTACGACGACGAGGAGCAGGCGATCCGCCTCGCCAACGACACCCCGTACGGCCTCAACGCCGCGGTCTTCTCCGCGGACCGCGACCGCGCCGTCGCCGTCGGCCGGCGCATCCGGGCCGGACAGGTCCAGATCAACGACGGTGCCTTCAACATCCACGCCCCGTTCGGGGGCTACAAGCAGTCGGGCAACGGCCGGGAGTTCGGCGCGTGGGGCCTCGACGACTACCTCGAGACCAAGTCGATGCAGCTCCCCTGA
- the htpG gene encoding molecular chaperone HtpG, with product MTAETLQFQAETDQLLSLMIHSVYSEKDVFLRELISNASDALDKLRLEAYQDKDLDADASDLHIELRPDAEACTLTISDNGIGMRREDVVDLIGTLAKSGTGELKRKLEAAKQAKEQGASAELIGQFGIGFYSAFMVADRVVLTTRKAGEDTATRWESEGHGTYTVTDLTGDDVPAGHGTTITLHLRAADGDESLHDYASEHVLRTVVRRYSDFIAFPIRLVLPASEDADTEGENTGPETLNSMQALWARPKDEVSAEEYADFYRHISHAFDEPLETIAFRAEGTFEYQALLFIPTMPPFDMFYRNTKPGPALYVKRVFIMDHCEALLPPYLRFITGVVDAQDLSLNVSREILQNDRHLVMIRKRLVKRVLQTITALRENEREKYETFWTAFGAVLKEGLLDDQDNRETLLKASSFASTFSEDGTTGLAEYVSRMPEGQDVIYYATGESRRQLESSPHLEAFAAKGFEVLLLTDQVDELWTTGAEFDGKRFVSVAKGEADLGDDAPEAEGFEPLTTWLAEVLTDKVSGVRLTSRLTTSPACLVGGEFDLTPQLEQMYRASGQEVPRTRRTLELNPENDLVKGLRDRVVGDGAARDDEALKDAAEILYGTAVLAEGGAPAEPAEFAAVLARHLARELA from the coding sequence GTGACCGCAGAGACCCTTCAGTTCCAGGCTGAGACAGACCAACTGCTCTCGCTGATGATCCACTCCGTCTACTCGGAGAAGGACGTCTTCCTGCGCGAGTTGATCTCCAACGCCTCGGACGCCCTCGACAAGCTGCGGCTCGAGGCGTACCAGGACAAGGACCTCGATGCGGACGCCTCGGATCTGCACATCGAGCTGCGCCCCGACGCCGAGGCCTGCACGCTCACGATCAGCGACAACGGCATCGGTATGAGGCGCGAGGACGTCGTCGACCTCATCGGCACCCTCGCCAAGTCCGGCACCGGCGAGCTCAAGCGCAAGCTCGAGGCGGCTAAGCAGGCCAAGGAACAGGGCGCCTCCGCGGAGCTGATCGGGCAGTTCGGCATCGGCTTCTACTCGGCGTTCATGGTCGCCGACCGCGTCGTGCTCACCACCCGCAAGGCCGGCGAGGACACCGCGACGCGTTGGGAGTCCGAGGGGCACGGCACCTACACCGTCACCGACCTCACCGGCGACGACGTGCCCGCCGGCCACGGCACGACCATCACCCTGCACCTGCGCGCCGCGGACGGCGACGAGAGCCTGCACGACTACGCCTCCGAGCACGTGCTGCGGACGGTGGTGCGGCGCTACAGCGACTTCATCGCCTTCCCCATCCGACTGGTGCTGCCCGCGTCCGAGGATGCCGACACCGAGGGCGAGAACACCGGCCCCGAGACGCTGAACTCCATGCAGGCGTTGTGGGCCCGCCCGAAGGACGAGGTCTCCGCCGAGGAGTACGCCGACTTCTACCGGCACATCAGCCACGCCTTCGACGAGCCGCTGGAGACGATCGCGTTCCGCGCCGAGGGCACCTTCGAGTACCAGGCGCTGCTGTTCATCCCGACGATGCCGCCCTTCGACATGTTCTACCGCAACACCAAGCCGGGGCCGGCGCTCTACGTCAAGCGCGTCTTCATCATGGACCACTGCGAGGCGCTGCTCCCGCCGTACCTGCGCTTCATCACCGGCGTCGTGGACGCACAGGACCTCTCGCTCAACGTCTCCCGCGAGATCCTGCAGAACGACCGCCACCTCGTGATGATCCGCAAGCGCCTCGTCAAGCGGGTCCTGCAGACGATCACCGCCCTGCGCGAGAACGAGCGGGAGAAGTACGAGACCTTCTGGACCGCGTTCGGCGCGGTCCTCAAGGAGGGCCTGCTCGACGATCAGGACAACCGCGAAACCCTGCTCAAGGCATCGTCGTTCGCGTCGACCTTCAGCGAGGACGGCACCACGGGCCTCGCGGAGTACGTCTCGCGCATGCCCGAGGGACAGGACGTGATCTACTACGCCACCGGCGAGTCGCGGCGGCAGCTCGAGTCGTCCCCGCACCTGGAGGCGTTCGCCGCCAAGGGCTTCGAGGTACTGCTCCTCACCGACCAGGTCGACGAACTGTGGACCACGGGCGCGGAGTTCGACGGTAAGCGGTTCGTCTCCGTCGCCAAGGGCGAGGCCGATCTCGGCGACGACGCGCCGGAGGCCGAGGGCTTCGAGCCGCTCACGACGTGGCTCGCCGAGGTGCTGACCGACAAGGTCTCCGGTGTGCGCCTGACCTCGCGCCTGACCACTTCGCCCGCCTGCCTCGTGGGTGGCGAGTTCGACCTCACGCCGCAGCTCGAGCAGATGTACCGCGCCAGCGGCCAGGAGGTGCCGCGCACCCGCCGCACCCTGGAGCTCAACCCGGAGAACGACCTCGTCAAGGGCCTGCGCGACCGCGTCGTCGGCGACGGGGCCGCGCGCGACGACGAGGCACTCAAGGACGCCGCCGAGATCCTCTACGGCACCGCCGTTCTCGCCGAAGGTGGCGCACCGGCGGAGCCCGCCGAGTTCGCCGCCGTGCTCGCGCGGCATCTGGCGCGCGAGCTCGCCTGA
- a CDS encoding LLM class F420-dependent oxidoreductase, whose translation MELRIFVEPQQGATYADQLAVARTAEAAGFGAFFRSDHYVAMNVDGAPGPTDSWITLGAIGRETSTIRLGTLVTSATFRFPGPLAISVAQVDEMSGGRVELGLGAGWFSEEHAAYAIPFPDVKERFARFEETLEIVTGLWEAQGRYTFRGEHFSLVDSPALPKPAQAHVPIVLGGTGKKRSAALAARFADEYNTPFVPVEEAAAVWARVDAAATAAGRDPKSIIKSAAQVVCGGSDEATVARRAATIGRQLPELRENGLTGSAAEIVDKLGTFAEAGAQRVYLQVLDQSDLDHVEWIGAEVLPQVADL comes from the coding sequence ATGGAGCTACGCATCTTCGTCGAACCCCAGCAGGGTGCCACCTACGCCGACCAGCTCGCCGTCGCGCGGACCGCGGAGGCCGCCGGCTTCGGCGCGTTCTTCCGATCCGACCACTACGTGGCGATGAACGTCGACGGGGCGCCCGGCCCCACCGACTCGTGGATCACCCTGGGCGCGATCGGGCGGGAGACCTCCACCATCCGCCTCGGCACCCTGGTCACCTCCGCGACCTTCCGCTTCCCCGGTCCGCTGGCAATCTCCGTCGCGCAGGTCGACGAGATGTCGGGCGGGCGCGTGGAGCTGGGGCTCGGCGCCGGCTGGTTCTCCGAGGAGCACGCCGCGTACGCGATCCCCTTCCCCGACGTCAAGGAGCGCTTCGCGCGGTTCGAGGAGACCCTGGAGATCGTCACCGGACTGTGGGAGGCGCAGGGCCGGTACACCTTCCGCGGTGAGCACTTCTCGCTCGTGGACTCCCCCGCGCTGCCCAAGCCCGCGCAGGCGCACGTGCCGATCGTGCTCGGCGGCACCGGTAAGAAGCGCAGCGCCGCCCTGGCCGCGCGCTTCGCCGACGAGTACAACACGCCCTTCGTGCCGGTCGAGGAGGCCGCGGCCGTGTGGGCCCGTGTCGACGCCGCCGCCACCGCAGCCGGCCGCGATCCGAAGTCGATCATCAAGTCCGCCGCGCAGGTGGTGTGCGGCGGTTCCGACGAGGCGACGGTCGCGCGCCGCGCCGCGACCATCGGCCGCCAGCTCCCCGAGCTACGGGAGAACGGACTCACCGGCTCCGCCGCGGAGATCGTCGACAAGCTGGGCACCTTCGCCGAGGCCGGCGCCCAGCGCGTCTACCTGCAGGTTCTCGACCAGAGCGATCTCGACCACGTGGAGTGGATCGGCGCCGAGGTGCTGCCGCAGGTCGCTGACCTCTGA
- the groL gene encoding chaperonin GroEL (60 kDa chaperone family; promotes refolding of misfolded polypeptides especially under stressful conditions; forms two stacked rings of heptamers to form a barrel-shaped 14mer; ends can be capped by GroES; misfolded proteins enter the barrel where they are refolded when GroES binds) — protein sequence MAKIIAFDEEARRGLERGLNALADAVKVTLGPKGRNVVLEKKWGAPTITNDGVSIAKEIELEDPYEKIGAELVKEVAKKTDDVAGDGTTTATVLAQALVREGLRNVAAGANPLGLKRGIEKAVDAVTEHLLKAAKEVETKEQIAATAGISAGDPAIGELIAEAMDKVGKEGVITVEESNTFGLQLELTEGMRFDKGFISGYFATDAERQEAVLEDAYVLLVSGKISTVKDLLPLLEKVIQSGKPLAIIAEDVEGEALSTLIVNKIRGTFKSVAIKAPGFGDRRKAMLQDMAILTGGQVISEEIGLSLDTAGLEVLGQARQVVVTKDETTIVDGAGSKEQIEGRVSQIRAEIDNSDSDYDREKLQERLAKLAGGVAVIKAGAATEVELKERKHRIEDAVRNAKAAVEEGIVAGGGAALAQSGTVFESLALEGDEATGANIVKVALDAPVKQIAVNAGLEPGVVAEKVRNSPAGTGLNAATGVYEDLLAAGINDPVKVTRSALQNAASIAALFLTTEAVVADKPEKAGAPVDPTGGMGGMDF from the coding sequence ATGGCCAAGATCATCGCGTTCGACGAAGAGGCCCGCCGCGGTCTCGAGCGGGGCCTGAACGCCCTCGCCGACGCCGTCAAGGTGACGCTCGGCCCCAAGGGCCGCAACGTCGTTCTGGAGAAGAAGTGGGGCGCCCCCACGATCACCAACGACGGCGTTTCCATCGCCAAGGAGATCGAGCTCGAGGATCCCTACGAGAAGATCGGCGCCGAGCTCGTCAAGGAGGTCGCCAAGAAGACCGACGACGTCGCGGGCGACGGCACCACCACCGCCACCGTTCTGGCCCAGGCGCTCGTGCGCGAGGGTCTGCGGAACGTGGCCGCGGGCGCGAACCCGCTGGGCCTCAAGCGGGGCATCGAGAAGGCGGTCGACGCCGTCACCGAGCACCTGCTGAAGGCCGCCAAGGAGGTCGAGACCAAGGAGCAGATCGCTGCTACCGCGGGCATCTCGGCCGGCGACCCCGCCATCGGTGAGCTCATCGCCGAGGCCATGGACAAGGTCGGCAAGGAAGGCGTCATCACCGTCGAGGAGAGCAACACCTTCGGTCTCCAGCTGGAGCTGACCGAGGGCATGCGCTTCGACAAGGGCTTCATCTCGGGCTACTTCGCCACCGACGCGGAGCGCCAGGAGGCCGTCCTCGAGGACGCCTACGTGCTGCTCGTCTCGGGCAAGATCTCGACCGTCAAGGACCTGCTGCCGCTGCTGGAGAAGGTCATCCAGTCGGGCAAGCCGCTCGCGATCATCGCCGAGGACGTCGAGGGCGAGGCCCTGTCGACGCTCATCGTCAACAAGATCCGCGGCACCTTCAAGTCGGTCGCCATCAAGGCCCCCGGCTTCGGCGATCGTCGCAAGGCGATGCTGCAGGACATGGCCATCCTCACCGGTGGCCAGGTCATCTCCGAGGAGATCGGCCTCTCGCTCGACACCGCCGGCCTCGAGGTCCTGGGCCAGGCGCGCCAGGTCGTCGTCACCAAGGACGAGACCACCATCGTCGACGGTGCCGGTTCCAAGGAGCAGATCGAGGGCCGCGTTTCGCAGATCCGCGCCGAGATCGACAACAGCGACTCGGATTACGACCGTGAGAAGCTGCAGGAGCGCCTCGCGAAGCTGGCCGGCGGCGTCGCCGTCATCAAGGCCGGTGCCGCCACCGAGGTCGAGCTCAAGGAGCGTAAGCACCGCATCGAGGATGCCGTGCGCAACGCCAAGGCCGCCGTCGAGGAGGGCATCGTCGCCGGTGGTGGCGCTGCTCTCGCGCAGTCGGGCACCGTCTTCGAGAGCCTCGCGCTCGAGGGTGACGAGGCCACCGGCGCGAACATCGTCAAGGTCGCGCTCGACGCCCCCGTCAAGCAGATCGCCGTCAACGCCGGCCTCGAGCCCGGCGTCGTCGCCGAGAAGGTCCGCAACTCGCCCGCCGGCACCGGCCTCAACGCCGCCACCGGCGTGTACGAGGACCTGCTGGCCGCCGGCATCAACGACCCGGTGAAGGTCACCCGCTCGGCGCTGCAGAACGCAGCCTCGATCGCGGCGCTGTTCCTCACCACCGAGGCCGTCGTCGCCGACAAGCCGGAGAAGGCCGGTGCCCCGGTCGATCCGACCGGCGGCATGGGCGGCATGGACTTCTAA
- a CDS encoding mycothiol transferase, translating into MDDATAARDLLIDSFARILEHAEDVTDGLTAEIANRRIVPEANTIAWLVWHSARVIDAQLAPITGVEEVWTASDWYGRFGLDLPPESTGYGHSRAEAAEVHGSDALLIGYFRDVDAMAQRYLAGITEHELARVIDEAWDPPVTVAVRLVSIVDDCAQHLGAAAYLKGALVP; encoded by the coding sequence ATGGACGACGCGACGGCTGCACGGGACCTGCTCATCGACTCCTTCGCCCGCATCCTCGAGCACGCGGAGGACGTGACGGACGGGCTCACCGCGGAGATCGCGAACCGCCGGATCGTGCCGGAGGCCAACACGATCGCGTGGTTGGTGTGGCACAGCGCCCGGGTGATCGACGCGCAGCTCGCACCGATCACGGGCGTCGAGGAGGTCTGGACCGCAAGCGACTGGTACGGCCGCTTCGGTCTCGATCTGCCGCCGGAGTCCACCGGCTACGGGCACAGCCGCGCCGAGGCGGCCGAGGTGCACGGGAGCGACGCGCTGCTCATCGGGTACTTCCGCGACGTCGACGCGATGGCGCAGCGCTACCTGGCCGGCATCACCGAGCACGAGCTGGCCCGCGTGATCGACGAGGCGTGGGACCCGCCGGTCACCGTCGCGGTGCGGCTGGTGAGCATCGTCGACGACTGTGCCCAGCACCTCGGCGCTGCCGCCTATCTCAAGGGCGCACTCGTTCCCTGA
- a CDS encoding Fe2+-enterobactin ABC transporter substrate-binding protein, translating into MAKHVRYLVAILCAVGLVAGCGGGSSDSGTDAGATRTVSTVKGDITIPVAPKRVVLLNYNLAGYLYDLGLPVVSMVTEYTDRDPATAQPFDAWKDDFTKAGTKFMHWPAGGYNLEAIAAEKPDLIVGGGLGFPFKQTNDAYDRLKAIAPTLVVDNKAESWNQQFEFLAKAFDQPQVYQDAVKKYDARVAQVKAAITPPPGPVAFLSMTAQGKAYGLIENRGVPAEFAKLGIEPAPIFASGKFKPYTAGGDSYEITPEQLPSTVTQPSVFIVGFSGQTFDANSLRSQPVYASLPAFSANRAFDLPYWVQRPDFDKAMATLDVVEKMFTK; encoded by the coding sequence ATGGCCAAGCATGTGCGATACCTGGTCGCCATCCTGTGCGCCGTCGGCCTGGTCGCCGGTTGCGGCGGTGGCTCGTCCGACTCCGGCACCGACGCGGGCGCGACGCGCACCGTCAGCACGGTCAAGGGCGACATCACGATCCCCGTCGCGCCGAAGCGGGTCGTGCTGCTCAACTACAACCTCGCGGGCTACCTCTACGACCTCGGCCTGCCCGTGGTGTCGATGGTCACCGAGTACACCGACCGCGATCCCGCGACGGCGCAGCCCTTCGACGCCTGGAAGGACGACTTCACCAAGGCCGGGACGAAGTTCATGCACTGGCCGGCCGGTGGCTACAACCTCGAGGCGATCGCCGCGGAGAAGCCCGACCTCATCGTCGGCGGCGGTCTCGGCTTCCCGTTCAAGCAGACGAACGACGCCTACGACCGGCTCAAGGCCATCGCGCCGACCCTCGTGGTCGACAACAAGGCGGAGAGCTGGAATCAGCAGTTCGAGTTCCTCGCCAAGGCCTTCGACCAGCCGCAGGTGTACCAGGACGCCGTGAAGAAGTACGACGCGCGCGTCGCGCAGGTCAAGGCGGCCATCACGCCGCCGCCCGGCCCCGTGGCCTTCCTCTCGATGACCGCACAGGGCAAGGCCTACGGCCTGATCGAGAACCGCGGCGTCCCGGCCGAATTCGCCAAGCTCGGCATCGAGCCCGCCCCGATCTTCGCGAGCGGCAAATTCAAGCCGTACACCGCCGGCGGCGACTCCTACGAGATCACCCCGGAACAGCTGCCCAGCACGGTGACGCAGCCCTCGGTGTTCATCGTCGGCTTCAGCGGGCAGACCTTCGACGCGAACTCGCTGCGCTCGCAGCCGGTCTACGCCTCGCTCCCGGCGTTCTCCGCGAACCGTGCCTTCGACCTGCCGTACTGGGTCCAGCGCCCCGACTTCGACAAGGCGATGGCCACCCTCGACGTCGTCGAGAAGATGTTCACGAAGTAG
- a CDS encoding GMC family oxidoreductase N-terminal domain-containing protein, which translates to MSFTFDARRRATLTAVVDTFVASVPREDDPTGFWAVKGSDLQVDAAVEEYLLGHLPEEQLEGLGELLDTAALVGMKNQPQAIREVILANLSGIAPEAGLAVASLCQLSTMIAYGLMDEQGRNPLWAGMGYPGPVSAPPATPKTITTIAPTAGETLTADVVIVGSGSGGGVTAAELARAGKKVIVVEGGSYRNEADFVQNELFAYQTLFLRGGFFPTADGTVMLAAGATVGGGSTVNWSNSLRTPDVVRKEWADAGLEDALGPEFDEHLDAVFSRMGCNSEVATQNGPHRMLAAGAAGLGYSYRLADLNVNPDRYDVVRSAYSGMGDQTGAKNGTMRTFLQDASDAGARLLPNTRIATVTTVDAADGVRTTTGVEGVHTDPATGAQTPVRIEAPTVVVAAGSLETPALLLRSGIGGPAVGQSLRLHPATLVSGIYDEPMAPWEGPAMAGVMNEFADADAGYGFLIECVQHLPGLFASIVPWLGGERHKELAAQYGNRADWVVLVKDRGTGTVTIGPDGEAVHTYPFDDELDRKHLREGIAVSIRMQEAAGAQQIYLSGQRFEPWRRGDDLEAYIAKVNEIPIGPGGTPVFSAHQMCSAPLGADPATSVANPSGELHDTRGVWIADASGMPTCSGVNPMITTMALAHRTATNLLAADA; encoded by the coding sequence ATGAGCTTCACCTTCGACGCGCGCCGCCGCGCCACCCTCACCGCCGTCGTCGACACCTTCGTCGCCTCGGTCCCCCGCGAGGACGACCCCACCGGATTCTGGGCCGTCAAGGGCAGCGACCTGCAGGTCGACGCCGCCGTGGAGGAGTACCTCCTCGGTCACCTCCCCGAGGAGCAGCTGGAGGGCCTCGGCGAGCTCCTCGACACCGCCGCCCTCGTCGGCATGAAGAACCAGCCGCAGGCGATCCGCGAGGTGATCCTCGCGAACCTCTCCGGCATCGCGCCCGAGGCGGGCCTCGCCGTCGCGAGCCTGTGCCAGCTGTCCACCATGATCGCCTACGGCCTCATGGACGAGCAGGGCCGCAACCCGCTCTGGGCCGGAATGGGCTATCCGGGACCGGTGTCCGCGCCGCCCGCGACTCCCAAGACCATCACCACGATCGCCCCGACCGCGGGCGAGACCCTCACCGCCGACGTCGTGATCGTCGGCAGCGGCAGCGGCGGCGGCGTCACCGCCGCCGAGCTGGCCCGCGCGGGCAAGAAGGTCATCGTGGTCGAGGGCGGCTCGTACCGCAACGAGGCCGACTTCGTGCAGAACGAGCTCTTCGCCTACCAGACCCTGTTCCTACGCGGCGGCTTCTTCCCGACGGCCGACGGCACCGTGATGCTCGCGGCCGGCGCCACCGTCGGCGGCGGGAGCACGGTGAACTGGTCCAACTCGCTCCGCACCCCCGACGTGGTGCGCAAGGAGTGGGCCGACGCCGGCCTCGAGGACGCCCTCGGCCCCGAGTTCGACGAGCACCTCGACGCGGTCTTCTCGCGGATGGGCTGCAACAGCGAGGTCGCCACCCAGAACGGCCCGCACCGGATGCTCGCGGCCGGCGCGGCGGGCCTGGGCTACTCCTACCGGCTCGCCGACCTCAACGTGAACCCGGACCGCTACGACGTGGTGCGCAGCGCCTACAGCGGCATGGGGGATCAGACCGGCGCGAAGAACGGCACGATGCGCACGTTCCTGCAGGACGCCTCCGACGCCGGCGCGCGCCTGCTGCCGAACACCCGGATCGCCACCGTCACCACCGTGGACGCGGCCGACGGTGTGCGCACCACCACCGGCGTGGAGGGTGTGCACACCGACCCCGCCACCGGCGCGCAGACGCCGGTGCGGATCGAGGCGCCCACCGTGGTCGTGGCCGCCGGCAGCCTGGAGACGCCGGCGCTCCTGCTGCGCTCCGGGATCGGCGGCCCCGCCGTCGGGCAGAGCCTGCGCCTGCACCCCGCGACGCTGGTGAGCGGCATCTACGACGAGCCGATGGCGCCGTGGGAGGGTCCCGCGATGGCCGGCGTGATGAACGAGTTCGCCGACGCCGATGCGGGGTACGGGTTCCTCATCGAATGCGTGCAGCACCTGCCGGGGCTGTTCGCGAGCATCGTGCCCTGGCTGGGCGGCGAGCGGCACAAGGAGCTGGCCGCGCAGTACGGCAACCGTGCCGACTGGGTGGTGCTGGTCAAGGACCGCGGCACGGGCACCGTCACCATCGGCCCCGACGGCGAGGCTGTGCACACCTACCCCTTCGACGACGAGCTGGACCGCAAGCACCTGCGGGAGGGCATCGCGGTCTCGATCCGGATGCAGGAGGCGGCGGGCGCCCAGCAGATCTACCTCTCCGGCCAGCGCTTCGAGCCGTGGCGTCGCGGCGACGATCTGGAGGCCTACATCGCGAAGGTCAACGAGATCCCGATCGGTCCCGGCGGCACCCCGGTGTTCAGCGCGCACCAGATGTGCAGCGCCCCACTGGGTGCGGATCCGGCGACGTCAGTGGCGAATCCGTCGGGCGAGCTGCACGACACCCGCGGCGTGTGGATCGCCGACGCCAGCGGCATGCCCACCTGCTCCGGCGTGAACCCGATGATCACCACGATGGCGCTGGCGCACCGCACCGCGACCAACCTGCTCGCTGCGGACGCCTGA